Proteins from one Leptospira bourretii genomic window:
- a CDS encoding cob(I)yrinic acid a,c-diamide adenosyltransferase gives MKIYTKFGDGGQTYLASGIKVSKTDPRVDLYGSCDELNSTIGLALSFAKDLSLGSNFLEYLKSIQSFLFEIGSELAGYVPRDSKEGTVVHLSDVESLEKEIDRLMEVLPEIKFFILPGGSSMASALHIARTTCRRLERDLLVFIESGGVIHSDLRIYLNRLSDYLFAAARFVNHAIGQEETIWKSRTK, from the coding sequence TTGAAAATCTACACCAAATTTGGCGATGGTGGTCAGACCTACCTTGCCTCTGGAATCAAGGTCTCCAAAACAGATCCAAGAGTGGATCTATACGGAAGTTGTGATGAATTGAATAGTACAATTGGCCTGGCCCTTTCTTTTGCCAAAGACCTTAGCTTGGGATCGAACTTTCTTGAGTATTTAAAGAGCATTCAAAGTTTTCTTTTTGAAATTGGATCGGAACTTGCAGGGTATGTGCCTAGAGATTCGAAAGAGGGAACAGTAGTTCATCTGAGTGATGTGGAAAGTTTGGAAAAAGAAATTGATCGATTGATGGAAGTTCTTCCCGAGATTAAATTTTTTATTCTTCCTGGTGGATCATCTATGGCAAGTGCTCTCCATATCGCTCGTACGACTTGTAGGCGTTTAGAAAGAGACCTACTTGTTTTTATTGAATCGGGAGGAGTAATCCATTCCGATTTAAGAATTTACCTCAATCGTCTTTCAGATTATTTATTTGCGGCAGCACGTTTTGTGAATCATGCAATAGGACAAGAGGAAACCATTTGGAAAAGCAGGACCAAATAG
- a CDS encoding flagellin, with protein MIINHNISALVAKRALTNTGRDMDKSMEHLATGMRINRAGDDSLGFAVSEKLRSQIRGLGQAERNTQDGMSFIQVTEGSLDQVNSILQRLRELSVQSSNGIYSNEDRKLVQLEVSQLVEEVERIGTSAEFNKIKPLDGRFSRASKNPMTLQVGANGSEKIELYINTMTSSSLKLKTAGAKLTLSTPNKASDSLQVLDDAITKVNRLRSDLGAYYNRLDLTLKSLSNNYVNIVSSESQVRDADMATEMVEYSKNQILTKSGVAMLAQANLRPESVVKLLTDRY; from the coding sequence ATGATTATCAATCACAACATAAGTGCGCTTGTTGCAAAACGAGCGCTCACGAATACCGGGCGTGATATGGACAAGTCCATGGAGCACCTAGCAACGGGTATGCGAATCAACAGAGCAGGAGATGACTCTCTGGGATTTGCAGTGTCCGAAAAATTAAGATCACAAATTCGGGGCCTTGGCCAAGCAGAACGAAATACTCAGGATGGTATGTCGTTCATCCAAGTGACCGAAGGATCTTTAGACCAAGTAAACTCCATCTTACAGAGGTTACGTGAACTTTCCGTCCAATCCTCGAACGGGATTTACTCTAACGAAGACAGAAAACTGGTTCAGTTAGAAGTATCCCAACTTGTGGAAGAAGTGGAAAGGATCGGAACTTCTGCTGAGTTTAACAAAATCAAACCATTGGATGGACGGTTTTCTCGTGCTTCCAAAAATCCAATGACTTTGCAAGTGGGTGCGAACGGTTCAGAGAAAATAGAACTCTATATCAACACGATGACAAGTTCTTCACTCAAACTAAAAACAGCTGGAGCCAAGTTGACTCTATCAACTCCGAATAAGGCTTCCGATTCGCTCCAAGTTTTGGATGATGCGATCACCAAGGTCAACCGACTGAGGTCTGATCTCGGAGCCTATTACAACCGATTGGATTTAACTTTGAAATCACTGAGTAATAACTATGTGAACATTGTTTCTTCTGAATCGCAAGTAAGGGATGCTGATATGGCAACGGAAATGGTCGAATATTCCAAAAACCAAATTCTTACCAAATCAGGTGTGGCGATGCTTGCACAAGCAAACCTCCGACCGGAATCCGTAGTAAAACTCCTCACGGACAGATACTAA
- a CDS encoding YbaB/EbfC family nucleoid-associated protein, whose protein sequence is MFGGAGGNKFDMLKQMKKMRSQVKTMEKELAGLNFVGISKNKLLSVTLDGKFQMKSIQIEDELIDKKDKNLLEKSIQEAYTKALQDAQAGAAKQMQAMGGFPGLGM, encoded by the coding sequence ATGTTCGGTGGAGCGGGCGGAAACAAGTTTGATATGCTCAAACAGATGAAAAAAATGCGATCGCAGGTAAAAACCATGGAAAAGGAACTTGCCGGTCTCAATTTTGTAGGAATTTCAAAAAACAAACTTCTCTCTGTTACTTTGGATGGAAAGTTCCAAATGAAATCCATTCAGATTGAAGATGAATTGATTGATAAAAAAGATAAAAATCTTCTAGAAAAGTCCATCCAGGAAGCTTATACAAAGGCTTTGCAAGACGCACAAGCCGGTGCCGCCAAACAAATGCAGGCCATGGGCGGATTTCCAGGTCTCGGAATGTAA
- a CDS encoding OmpA family protein, protein MKQIISGLLSLSLLSTISCGLSDNTKRLILSTSIGCGVGLALGAVYDETQRKKDSKDKKNDIQRQIKSSLAMEKKKPQNKGKIVGLGAGCLAGLGTGFYLNTMYDNMAEEMKKQGITLTKSERGGETVALTATMDGGIAFEDGKADLKGKGKENIDKLAEALAAYPETKVNISGHANKTGSEDLNLSLSKDRAVTAKNALTSNGVESKRIGNIEGLGSSSPLKGVDPKDGSNRRVEVEIVPAS, encoded by the coding sequence TTGAAACAAATCATCTCAGGACTTCTTTCCCTATCATTACTTTCCACAATCTCTTGTGGATTATCTGACAATACAAAAAGACTTATCTTAAGCACTTCGATTGGGTGTGGCGTTGGTCTTGCGCTTGGTGCAGTTTACGACGAAACACAACGTAAAAAAGATTCTAAAGACAAAAAGAACGACATCCAAAGACAAATCAAATCCTCATTGGCTATGGAAAAGAAAAAACCACAAAACAAAGGTAAGATTGTAGGTCTCGGAGCAGGATGTTTGGCAGGCCTTGGAACTGGTTTTTATCTCAATACAATGTACGACAACATGGCAGAAGAGATGAAAAAACAAGGAATCACTCTTACCAAAAGTGAAAGAGGCGGAGAAACAGTTGCTCTAACTGCAACTATGGATGGAGGGATTGCTTTCGAAGATGGAAAGGCCGACCTCAAAGGAAAAGGTAAAGAAAATATTGATAAGTTGGCTGAAGCACTAGCAGCCTATCCAGAAACCAAAGTCAATATCTCAGGACATGCCAATAAAACTGGTTCAGAAGATCTCAACCTAAGCCTTTCCAAAGATCGGGCAGTGACTGCAAAAAATGCTCTCACGAGCAACGGTGTGGAAAGCAAACGAATTGGAAACATTGAAGGACTAGGTTCTTCTTCACCTCTCAAAGGAGTTGATCCAAAAGATGGATCCAACCGACGTGTAGAAGTGGAAATTGTTCCCGCAAGTTAA
- a CDS encoding peptide MFS transporter yields MEKQDQIESHIHPKGITPLFLTEMWERLSYYGMRALLVLYLVKSLGFSDADAGAVYAFYTSFVYLTPVLGGYLTDRFFSYQFSIYLGSFLMLCGHISLAFSDLSFFYLGLVLLALGNGFFKPNMSTIFGRLYIEKPGLRDSGFTIFYMGINLGGLIGPIICGSLGERVDWHLGFLSAGVGMGIGMIVFYFGSKRLPSSIWKKGNDFLLPSSASLSDHQTKPKILLIVLLSFFSIFFWMAFEQMGSSLNLFALRNTDRSLFGFEIPASVLQSINPLFILLFGPLVSIIWTSLAKKNRNPNPVLKFVLSLVLLGIGFLVMVVAGEIAETGISVSILFLVFVYFWNTLSELCLSPVGLSFVSQMAPVKYASVLMGIWFLSNAFGHYAAGILSGYQNQWGSMTVFYGFFVLCSWLGAILLYSIYIWRKKSILHLLASGEKNDSLSLDLNRI; encoded by the coding sequence TTGGAAAAGCAGGACCAAATAGAATCGCATATACACCCGAAGGGGATCACTCCACTGTTTCTCACCGAAATGTGGGAACGTTTGAGTTATTATGGAATGAGGGCACTCCTTGTTTTGTATTTAGTAAAGTCTTTGGGTTTTTCTGATGCAGATGCAGGAGCAGTTTACGCTTTTTATACCAGTTTTGTTTATCTAACGCCAGTTCTTGGGGGATACCTAACAGATCGTTTTTTTAGTTATCAGTTTTCTATTTATCTTGGCAGCTTTTTAATGTTATGTGGGCATATTTCTCTTGCCTTTTCTGACCTTTCATTTTTCTATTTAGGCCTTGTTTTACTTGCTTTAGGAAATGGATTTTTTAAGCCCAATATGTCTACCATCTTTGGAAGATTGTACATTGAAAAACCTGGTTTACGAGACAGTGGGTTTACGATTTTTTATATGGGAATCAATTTAGGTGGTCTCATAGGTCCTATCATTTGTGGAAGTTTAGGCGAAAGGGTCGATTGGCATTTGGGTTTTTTATCCGCCGGTGTTGGTATGGGTATTGGAATGATTGTTTTTTATTTCGGAAGCAAACGCCTGCCAAGTTCCATTTGGAAAAAGGGAAACGATTTTTTGTTACCATCTAGCGCAAGTTTATCGGACCATCAAACCAAACCAAAAATTTTACTCATAGTCCTTCTTTCTTTTTTTAGTATTTTCTTTTGGATGGCCTTCGAACAAATGGGTTCTTCTCTTAATTTATTTGCCCTACGAAATACGGATCGGTCTCTTTTTGGTTTTGAAATTCCAGCTTCCGTATTACAATCCATCAACCCTTTGTTTATTCTTCTTTTTGGACCACTTGTTTCTATTATTTGGACTTCCTTAGCCAAAAAGAACAGGAATCCCAATCCAGTTTTGAAATTTGTACTGAGTTTGGTTCTACTGGGGATTGGTTTTCTTGTGATGGTGGTGGCCGGAGAAATAGCAGAAACAGGAATCTCAGTTTCGATTCTTTTTTTAGTTTTTGTGTATTTTTGGAATACCTTGAGTGAACTTTGTCTTTCTCCTGTGGGTTTGTCCTTTGTCAGCCAAATGGCTCCAGTGAAATATGCATCGGTTCTTATGGGGATTTGGTTTTTATCCAATGCCTTTGGGCATTACGCAGCAGGAATTTTATCAGGATACCAAAACCAATGGGGCAGTATGACTGTTTTTTATGGATTTTTTGTCCTATGTTCTTGGTTAGGTGCCATTTTGTTATACAGCATTTACATTTGGAGAAAAAAGTCAATCTTACATCTGTTAGCAAGTGGTGAGAAAAATGACTCTTTGTCTTTAGA